The following are encoded in a window of Choloepus didactylus isolate mChoDid1 chromosome 17, mChoDid1.pri, whole genome shotgun sequence genomic DNA:
- the MSH6 gene encoding LOW QUALITY PROTEIN: DNA mismatch repair protein Msh6 (The sequence of the model RefSeq protein was modified relative to this genomic sequence to represent the inferred CDS: deleted 1 base in 1 codon), producing MSRQSTLYSFFPKSPELNNANKAPVRASSKGSAAITGASPSSSGDAAWSDSRPGPLAGSASPPETKNLNGGLRRPAALAVPTSFCDFSPGDLVWAKMEGYPWWPCLVYNHPFDGTFIREKGKSVRVHVQFFDDSPTRGWVSKRLLKPYTGSKSKEAQKGGHFYSSKPEILRAMQRADEALNKDKIKRLELAVCDEPSEPEEEEIEVSATYASDKSEEDNEIESEEEVLPKMQGSRRSSRQIKKRRVISDSESDIGGSDVEFKPDAKEEGSSDEISSGVGDSENEVLESPVKVPPKRKRMVTGNGSLKRKSSRKEMPGASKRAAVISSETKSTLSAFSAPQNSESQAHSSGGGDDSSRPTVWYHETLEWLKKEKRRDEHRRRPDHPDFDASTLYVPEDFLSSCTPGMRKWWQIKSQNFDLVIFYKVGKFYELYHMDALIGVNELGLVFMKGNWAHSGFPEIAFGRYSDSLVQKGYKVARVEQTETPEMMEARCRRMAHVSKHDRVVRREICRIITKGTQTYSVLEGDPSENYSKYLLSLKEKEEGSSGHTRVYGVCFVDASLGKFYVGQFSDDRHCSRFRTLVAHYPPVQVLFEKGNLSAETKTILKGSLSSSLQEGLIPGSQFWDAAKTLRTLLEEGYFTEKLNEDSGVMLPQVLKGMTSESDSIGLTPGENSELALSALGGCIFYLKKCLIDQELLSMANFEEYIPLDSDMVGATRTGTFFAKANQRMVLDAVTLNNLEIFLNGTNGSTEGTLLERIDTCHTPFGKRLLKQWLCTPLCSPYPINDRLDAIEDLMVVPDKISEVVDLLKKLPDLERLLSKIHNVGSPLKSQNHPDSRAIMYEETTYSKKKIIDFLSALEGFKVMCKIIGVMEEVVDDFESKILKQVITLQTKNPEGCFPDLTLELNRWDTAFDHEKARKTGLITPKAGFDSDYDQALADIRENEQSLLEYLEKQRTRIGCRTIVYWGIGRNRYQLEIPESFTTRNLPEEYELKSTKKGCKRYWTKTIEKKLASLINAEERRDVSLKDCMRRLFYNFDKNYRDWQSAVECIAVLDVLLCLANYSKGGDGPMCRPVILLPGEDTSPFLELKGSRHPCITKTFFGDDFIPNDILIGCEEENHKAYCVLVTGPNMGGKSTLMRQAGLLAVMAQMGCYVPAEVCRLTPIDRVFTRLGASDRIMSGESTFFVELNETASILMHATAHSLVLVDELGRGTATFDGTAIASAVVKELAETIRCRTLFSTHYHSLVEDYSQDVAVRLGHMACMVENECEDPSQETITFLYKFIKGACPKSYGFNAARLANLPQEVIQKGHRKAREFEKMTQSLRLFREVCLISDKSTVDAEAVHKLLALIKEL from the exons TTTTTGTGACTTCTCACCAGGTGATTTGGTTTGGGCCAAGATGGAGGGTTACCCTTGGTGGCCTTGCCTGGTTTACAATCATCCGTTTGATGGAACATTCATTCGTGAAAAAGGAAAATCAGTCCGTGTTCATGTACAGTTTTTCGATGACAGCCCAACAAGGGGCTGGGTTAGCAAAAGGCTATTAAAACCATATACAG gttcCAAATCAAAGGAAGCCCAGAAGGGAGGTCATTTTTATAGTTCAAAGCCTGAAATACTCAGGGCAATGCAACGTGCAGATGAAGCCTTGAATAAAGACAAGATTAAGAGGCTTGAATTAGCAGTGTGTGATGAGCCCTCAGAGCCAGAAGAAGAGGAGATTGAG GTAAGTGCAACCTATGCATCCGATAAGAGTGAGGAAGATAATGAAATTGAGAGTGAAGAGGAAGTGTTGCCTAAGATGCAAGGATCCAGGCGTAGTAGCCGCCAAATAAAAAAACGAAGGGTAATATCAGACTCTGAGAGTGACATTGGTGGCTCTGATGTGGAATTCAAGCCAGATGCTAAGGAGGAAGGAAGCAGCGATGAAATAAGCAGTGGAGTGGGAGATAGTGAGAATGAAGTCCTAGAGAGCCCAGTCAAAGTTCCTCCGAAGCGGAAGAGAATGGTGACCGGGAATGGCTCCCTTAAAAGGAAGAGTTCAAGGAAGGAAATGCCTGGAGCTTCCAAACGAGCAGCTGTAATTTCGTCAGAAACCAAGAGTACTTTGAGTGCTTTCTCTGCCCCTCAAAATTCTGAATCCCAAGCCCACAGTAGTGGAGGAGGTGATGACAGTAGTCGGCCCACTGTCTGGTATCATGAAACTTTAGAATGGcttaagaaggaaaagagaagagatgagCACAGGAGACGGCCCGATCACCCTGATTTTGATGCTTCTACTCTCTATGTCCCTGAAGATTTCCTTAGTTCCTGTACACCTGGGATGAGGAAGTGGTGGCAGATTAAGTCTCAGAACTTTGATCTTGTCATCTTTTATAAAGTAGGAAAGTTCTATGAGCTGTACCACATGGATGCTCTCATTGGAGTTAATGAACTTGGGCTGGTTTTCATGAAAGGCAACTGGGCCCATTCTGGTTTCCCTGAAATTGCATTTGGCCGATATTCAGATTCCCTAGTGCAGAAGGGCTATAAAGTAGCACGAGTGGAACAGACTGAAACCCCAGAAATGATGGAGGCACGATGCCGAAGGATGGCACATGTATCTAAGCATGATAGAGTGGTGAGGAGGGAGATTTGTAGGATCATTACCAAGGGTACACAGACGTACAGTGTGCTGGAAGGTGACCCCTCAGAGAACTACAGTAAATATCTTCTTAGCctcaaagagaaagaggaaggttcTTCTGGCCACACTCGTGTGTATGGTGTGTGCTTTGTTGATGCCTCGCTGGGAAAATTTTACGTAGGTCAGTTTTCAGATGATCGCCACTGCTCCAGGTTTAGAACTCTGGTGGCACACTATCCTCCAGTACAAGTCTTGTTTGAGAAAGGTAATCTCTCAGCCGAAACTAAGACAATTCTGAAGGGTTCACTGTCCTCTTCCCTTCAAGAAGGTCTGATACCAGGCTCCCAGTTTTGGGATGCAGCCAAAACTTTGAGAACACTACTTGAAGAAGGGTATTTTACAGAAAAGCTAAATGAGGACAGTGGGGTGATGTTACCCCAGGTGCTTAAAGGTATGACCTCAGAGTCTGATTCCATTGGGTTGACACCAGGAGAGAACAGTGAATTGGCTCTTTCTGCTCTAGGTGGTTGTATCTTCTACCTCAAAAAATGCCTTATTGATCAGGAGCTTTTATCAATGgcaaattttgaagaatataTTCCCTTGGATTCTGACATGGTTGGTGCTACAAGGACTGGTACTTTCTTTGCGAAAGCTAACCAACGAATGGTGCTAGATGCAGTGACATTGAACAACTTGGAGATTTTTCTGAATGGGACAAATGGTTCTACTGAAGGGACCCTTCTAGAGAGGATTGACACTTGCCATACACCCTTTGGTAAGCGGCTTTTAAAGCAATGGCTTTGTACCCCACTCTGTAGCCCTTACCCTATCAATGATCGCCTAGATGCCATAGAAGACCTCATGGTTGTGCCTGACAAAATCTCTGAGGTTGTTGATCTTCTAAAGAAACTTCCAGACCTTGAGAGGCTGCTGAGCAAAATTCATAATGTGGGGTCTCCCCTGaagagccagaaccacccagatAGCAGGGCCATAATGTATGAAGAAACTAcatacagc aaaaaaaagatcattgattttctttctgcTCTGGAAGGATTCAAAGTAATGTGTAAAATTATAGGGGTTATGGAAGAAGTTGTTGATGACTTTGAGTCTAAAATTCTTAAGCAGGTCATTACTCTCCAGACAAAAAATCCTGAAGGCTGTTTTCCTGATTTGACTCTTGAATTGAACCGATGGGACACAGCCTTTGACCATGAAAAGGCTCGAAAGACTGGACTGATTACTCCCAAAGCAGGATTTGACTCTGATTACGACCAAGCCCTTGCTGACATAagagaaaatgaacagagcctcctGGAGTACTTAGAGAAGCAGCGCACTCGAATTGGCTGCAGAACCATAGTCTACTGGGGGATTGGTCGGAACCGTTACCAGCTGGAAATTCCAGAGAGTTTTACTACCCGTAATTTGCCAGAAGAATACGAGTTGAAATCTACCAAGAAAGGCTGTAAACGATACTGGACCAAAACTATTGAGAAGAAGTTGGCTAGTCTGATAAATGCTGAAGAAAGGCGAGATGTGTCACTGAAGGACTGCATGCGGCGACTGTTCTATAACTTTGACAAAAATTACAGGGACTGGCAGTCTGCTGTGGAGTGTATCGCAGTGTTGG ATGTCTTGTTGTGCCTGGCTAACTATAGTAAAGGGGGTGATGGTCCTATGTGTCGTCCAGTAATTCTGTTGCCAGGAGAAGACACTTCCCCCTTCTTGGAGCTTAAAGGATCTCGCCATCCCTGCATTACGAAGACTTTTTTTGGAGATGACTTTATTCCTAATGACATTCTAATAGGCTGTGAGGAGGAAAATCACAAAGCCTATTGTGTACTTGTTACTGGACCAAATATGGGGGGCAAATCTACACTCATGAGACAG GCTGGCTTATTAGCTGTAATGGCCCAAATGGGTTGTTATGTACCTGCTGAAGTATGTAGGCTCACACCGATTGATAGAGTGTTTACTAGACTTGGTGCCTCGGATAGAATAATGTCAG gtgaaaGTACATTTTTTGTTGAGTTGAATGAAACTGCCAGTATACTTATGCATGCAACAGCACATTCTCTGGTGCTTGTGGATGAATTAG GAAGAGGTACTGCAACCTTTGATGGGACAGCAATAGCAAGTGCAGTTGTTAAAGAACTTGCTGAGACTATAAGGTGTCGTACATTGTTTTCTACTCACTACCATTCATTAGTAGAAGATTATTCTCAAGATGTTGCTGTGCGTCTAGGACACATG gcaTGCATGGTAGAAAATGAATGTGAAGATCCCAGCCAGGAGACTATTACCTTCCTTTATAAGTTCATTAAGGGAGCTTGCCCTAAAAGCTATGGCTTTAATGCTGCAAGGCTTGCTAATCTTCCACAGGAAGTTATTCAGAAGGGACACAGAAAAGCAAGAGAATTTGAGAAGATGACTCAGTCACTGCGATTATTTCG GGAAGTTTGCCTGATTAGTGACAAGTCGACTGTAGATGCTGAAGCTGTCCATAAGTTGTTGGCTTTGATTAAGGAGTTATAG